In the genome of Anguilla anguilla isolate fAngAng1 chromosome 15, fAngAng1.pri, whole genome shotgun sequence, the window GCCAAGCTGGGTTTGTTTCCTGAAACCTGCGTTAAATATTCAACAACCCGTGTTAATATTCCACAAGACGTCCTAAGACCTTCTGTTTTGTACAAAAGAAGGAATTTGAAAGCTATGAATGAGTAATTTGTCACGAAACCAATCCTGCAACAGAAGAGACATTCAGCAGGTCTGCTGTTAAGTGAGAAGCTGGATGGGGCTTGTTGAGACTGCGATGTTGCAGTGGGGTCTAATGCACGCTAACATTAAATCCTTGAGGAAATCTAGAAGAATGATGTCATACTCCTGTAGAAAAGTTCCAGACTCTTTACAGACTCCATGCCTGTGGTGCTGGTGGTAATCTGATGCCAAACCCTTTTAAAGGCAATTCCTTCATTCTGTTGCAGGCTCGTTTTTTATCCACCACCTGCAGAGAGCTGGTATAAGCTGGCTGTGTCATGTGGGTTAGTATCCTATTGGTTTAGTGTTCCTGTGGGTCAGTATCCTATTGGTTTATTGTTCCTGTGAGTTAGTGTCCTATTGGTTTAGTGTTCCTGTGAGTTAGTATCCTATTGGTTTATTGTTCCCGTGAGTTAGTGTCCTATTGGTTTAGTGTTCCTGTGAGTTAGTATCCTATTGGTTTATTGTTCCTGTGAGTTAGTGTCCTATTGGTTTAGTGTTCCTGTGAGTTAGTATCCTATTGGTTTATTGTTCCTGTGAGTTAGTATCCTATTGGTTTAGTGTTCCTGTGGGTCAGTGTCCCATTGGCTTAGTGCTCCTGTGGGTCAGTGTCCTATTGGCTTAGTGCTCCTGTGGGTCAGTGTCCTATTGGTTTAGTGCTCCTGTGGGTCAGTGTCCTATTGGCTTAGTGTTCCTGTGGGTCAGTGTCCTATTGGTTTAGTGCTCCTGTGGGTCAGTGTCCTATTGGTTTAGTGCTCCTGTGGGTCAGTGTCCTATTGGCTTAGTGTTCCTTTTGGGTCAGTGTCCTACTGGCTTAGTGTTCCGGTGGGTCAGTGTCCTACTGGCTTAGTGTTCCGGTGGGTCAGTGTCCTACTGGCTTAGTGTTCCGGTGGGTCAGTGTCCTACTGGCTTAGTGTTCCGGTGGGTCAGTGTCCTATTGGCTTAGTGTTCTGGTGGGTCAGTGTCCTACTGGCTTAGTGTTCCAGCTCACAAACGTCACAAATGACGGTCAGCAGGTCTGGTGCCTCTTCCATTCATCGCACTCCGCTGTCCCGAAACCTtaacgtgtttgtgtgttcccCCTCTGTTCCATTCTTTCACTCCTCCACAGAATCAGCTCACGGCCAACCTGTGACCCCCCCAAAAATACtggtgtgtgtgaagggggagGCGGGCCGGGCTGCTGTGTACTGCAGTGGGGTAGAAAGACGAATGGACAGTACGGAACAATGGTAGTCAGGGAGGGCGGAGCCTGAGGGATGGGCGGGGTTGCTGCAGGAatagagggggaggaggtggggactTGCTGGTGGAGAGGAGGCTCATTTCCCATGTCCCATAATCACCCGGGTGGAGCTGGTGTTGATAATTTCCTCGTACTGAGGGGGCGGGTCCGTGTGACCCACGGCCTCCTCGTAGGAGGGGGGCGGATCCCCCCTGCTGACCCGGCCGGGGGCGAGGTCGGAGCCCGGGTGCACGGGGCTGTTCTGGGCGCTGAGCTCGGAGGGCGTGCCGGCGTCGGGGCGGTAGCTCCGCCCCTGCCGGTCCATGGACACGAAGGCGGGGCTGGGGTCGTGGCCGCCGCGGCCGCCGTGGCCGAAGCCCGAGCTGCGCTGGAAGAGCTTGTGCGAGTGGCACCTCCACACGGCAACCATCACCACGCCGATGAGAAGCAGtcccaccaccagggggaggaTCAGGTAGAGCGACGGGAACTGTCCCATGCCGGAATCCAGGCCCCC includes:
- the prrg1 gene encoding transmembrane gamma-carboxyglutamic acid protein 1 isoform X1 produces the protein MLLLRKKFQQIARHCRLQTTPVCRYISSWTELGIMGTVFLPAQTAHSLLRRLRRANSLLEEIKQGNIQRECWEESCSYEEAREAFENDEKTRRFWEEYVREKSQGGPGGLDSGMGQFPSLYLILPLVVGLLLIGVVMVAVWRCHSHKLFQRSSGFGHGGRGGHDPSPAFVSMDRQGRSYRPDAGTPSELSAQNSPVHPGSDLAPGRVSRGDPPPSYEEAVGHTDPPPQYEEIINTSSTRVIMGHGK
- the prrg1 gene encoding transmembrane gamma-carboxyglutamic acid protein 1 isoform X2 — its product is MGTVFLPAQTAHSLLRRLRRANSLLEEIKQGNIQRECWEESCSYEEAREAFENDEKTRRFWEEYVREKSQGGPGGLDSGMGQFPSLYLILPLVVGLLLIGVVMVAVWRCHSHKLFQRSSGFGHGGRGGHDPSPAFVSMDRQGRSYRPDAGTPSELSAQNSPVHPGSDLAPGRVSRGDPPPSYEEAVGHTDPPPQYEEIINTSSTRVIMGHGK